The nucleotide window GGCGACGGTCCGGAGTAGTAGACGTCGCTGCCGAGGTTGTAGCCGTCGTTGGGGCCCGAGACGACGATGTCCGGCGGCCGCGGCGCCAGGCGCAGGAGCCCGACGTAGACGCAGTCGGCCGGGGTGCCCGACAGCGACCAGCGCCCGGGCATGAGCTCGCGCGCGCGCACCGGCTTGTGCAGCGTGATCGCGTGCGACGCCGCCGAGCGCGGCCGCTCGGGGAGCCACGACCAGCACGTCGGCGAAGGCCGCGAGGCGATCGGCCAGGCCGGTCAACATCGGGGCGTGGATTCCGTCGTCGTTGGTGAGCAGGATCAGCGGCCGCACGTTCGGCTCCTGGCGCCACGCCGGGCGAGCCGCGGCGCCGAAAAAGACTGCGGGACGGTCTCTCGACCGTCCCGCCCTCGTCGGGGCGACAGGATTTGAACCTGCGACCCCCAGACCCCAGTCTGGTGCGCTACCAGGCTGCGCTACGCCCCGATTCGGGAGGCCTACGTACTGCACTCCCGCGAGCGAGGCAAGCCCCGGCGACCGCGAAGTCGCCGACCTATTGCTGGGTCGGGGTGCGGTTGCCGCCGTTCAACACATCCTTCAACACCTGCGAAGGCTTGAAGGTCAGCACGCGGCGCGCGGAGATCGTGATCTCCTCGCCGGTCTGCGGGTTGCGCCCGATGCGCGCCTTCTTCTCGCGCACGATGAAGTTGCCGAAGCCCGAGATCTTGATCTTCTCGCCGTCCTTGAGCGTGTCCTTGATCTGCTTGAACACGCTCTCGACGATCTCGGCGGCCTCCTTCTTGGAGAACCCCCCGACCTTCTCGTAGACGGCCTCGATGATGTCG belongs to Myxococcales bacterium and includes:
- a CDS encoding integration host factor subunit alpha — encoded protein: MTKADIIEAVYEKVGGFSKKEAAEIVESVFKQIKDTLKDGEKIKISGFGNFIVREKKARIGRNPQTGEEITISARRVLTFKPSQVLKDVLNGGNRTPTQQ